In the genome of Quercus robur chromosome 3, dhQueRobu3.1, whole genome shotgun sequence, one region contains:
- the LOC126716384 gene encoding PHD finger protein MALE STERILITY 1, with translation MSHLNLIGHKKRKRGLRVFRFKSFGEPGYPIEFVGPFRENVKALLEFGHLESNSYCEMPSWSFQLELHRHPPFHILLLIIEEPVEASLDRHCKHCQYIGWGHHMICNKKYHFLLPSKDTVTAFLNCEGNSDNGAGTANGKSNLMELQGHIMHGVFHSNGFGHLLCVNGVEMGSDLAGHQIMEFWDRLCTGLRARKVSLNDISQKRGMELRLLHGIAYGEPWFRRWGYKFGRGTFCVTQPMYQKAIEAIQGLPLGLLGYHFGTSNRDIPIIFSRYQTLSDHSLVTLGDLFHFMFELKSRLPKDNCINTYNQGILVETTCRWSPKRVEMATRVIVEALKRAEFRWVSRQEVRDAARVYIGDTGLLDFVLKSLGNHIVGNYLVHRSLNPVTKVLEYCLEDISNVLPNQEGLVMTNPKVKARYKINRVQLMKDMFYLYKYILKDQKLALSTGIFSAIPVATRIIHDSKYLIKEYCGEFPLKVELGLEGMLNLYCTISLRSNEDADEEGSRKAMPPYECVTLKNNATIDELKLEVERNFKEMYWGLRSFVVESVLNLNAKGTDLVFGHVEVGHKLVFKGSIKEQGVIIGEQIHECGLTNHVVDCPCGAKDDDGERMVSCDICEVWQHTQCVRIPNNEEIPHIFLCNRCEHGIVLLPSLP, from the exons ATGTCACACCTGAACCTAATTGGCcacaagaagagaaagagaggattgAGGGTTTTTAGGTTCAAGAGCTTTGGTGAGCCTGGATACCCGATTGAATTTGTTGGGCCATTCCGGGAAAATGTTAAAGCCCTCCTGGAATTTGGTCATTTGGAGAGTAACTCATATTGTGAAATGCCCAGCTGGTCATTTCAGCTTGAACTCCATCGCCACCCTCCCTTCCATATACTACTGCTTATCATTGAAGAACCGGTTGAAGCATCCCTCGATCGTCACTGCAAGCATTGCCAATACATAG GCTGGGGACATCATATGATTTGCAATAAGAAGTATCACTTTTTATTGCCTTCCAAGGACACAGTAACTGCATTTTTGAACTGCGAAGGCAACTCTGATAATGGGGCTGGTACAGCAAATGGAAAGTCAAATTTAATGGAATTACAGGGCCATATCATGCATGGTGTCTTTCACTCTAATGGTTTCGGGCATTTGCTATGTGTTAATGGGGTTGAAATGGGTTCGGACTTGGCTGGACACCAGATCATGGAATTCTGGGATCGTTTATGCACTGGGTTGAGAGCAAG GAAAGTGAGTTTGAATGACATTTCACAGAAGAGAGGCATGGAATTAAGGCTACTACATGGAATTGCATACGGAGAGCCGTGGTTCAGGCGCTGGGGTTACAAGTTCGGGCGTGGAACATTTTGTGTTACTCAACCAATGTACCAAAAAGCCATAGAAGCAATTCAAGGCTTGCCCTTAGGTTTATTAGGCTATCACTTTGGCACTTCCAACCGTGACATTCCTATTATTTTCTCAAGGTATCAAACATTATCAGACCATTCCTTGGTCACACTCGGTGACTTGTTCCATTTCATGTTTGAGCTCAAGTCTCGTCTTCCTAAAGACAATTGTATCAACACGTACAATCAGGGAATCTTGGTGGAAACTACTTGTAGATGGTCTCCTAAGAGAGTTGAAATGGCCACTCGGGTCATCGTTGAAGCTTTGAAAAGGGCTGAATTCCGTTGGGTTTCAAGGCAAGAAGTTAGGGATGCTGCTCGTGTTTATATCGGCGACACGGGTTTACTAGACTTTGTGCTAAAATCATTGGGAAATCACATAGTTGGAAATTACTTGGTTCATCGCAGCTTGAATCCAGTGACAAAAGTTCTTGAATATTGCTTGGAAGACATCTCCAATGTGTTACCTAATCAAGAAGGCTTGGTTATGACCAATCCCAAAGTTAAGGCAAGGTACAAGATTAATAGGGTGCAATTAATGAAGGACATGTTTTATTTGTACAAGTACATTCTCAAAGACCAAAAGTTGGCTCTAAGTACAGGAATCTTTTCAGCCATACCGGTGGCTACAAGGATAATTCATGACTCTAAATACCTCATCAAAGAGTATTGTGGTGAGTTTCCTTTAAAAGTGGAATTAGGCTTGGAAGGAATGTTAAATCTTTATTGTACAATTTCATTGAGAAGCAATGAAGATGCTGATGAAGAAGGTTCAAGGAAAGCAATGCCACCATATGAGTGTGTCACATTGAAAAACAATGCCACAATTGATGAGCTAAAGCTAGAAGTGGAAAGGAATTTCAAGGAAATGTATTGGGGATTGAGAAGCTTTGTTGTGGAATCAGTATTGAATTTGAATGCAAAGGGGACAGATTTGGTTTTTGGGCACGTTGAAGTGGGTCATAAACTCGTTTTCAAAGGGAGCATCAAAGAGCAAGGAGTTATTATCGGTGAGCAAATACATGAATGTGGACTTACAAACCATGTTGTGGATTGTCCTTGTGGAGCcaaagatgatgatggtgaacGAATGGTTTCATGTGATATTTGCGAAGTTTGGCAGCACACTCAGTGTGTTCGGATTCCAAATAATGAAGAAATTCCACACATATTTTTATGCAACCGATGCGAGCATGGTATCGTACTGTTACCTTCTCTACCATAG